The following are encoded together in the Tribolium castaneum strain GA2 chromosome 3, icTriCast1.1, whole genome shotgun sequence genome:
- the Sf3b2 gene encoding splicing factor 3B subunit 2 isoform X1 has product MNPDQLQEGVPEHPVPHQEGMFGSGMQGWAGEHGVGGEKQLPSLLSLKVDPPDQMMETPPTEVVLPQVLEEVLALKNQRARELEREETETVVQQPQTPREALWEKDDNIEPVVENEEESQVKETTKISKNKKKKKRKKNKKNRENEQNKAAEEEEKKDGQEDGNTDVEVEYVQETISLLELAPQYRQFYSIFDVFKITDQKHDIPPPVLATPTSLSSKSMLNSIGDHFQEEMEDGDDKKLDDKSKMSKRKLKKLTRLSVAELKQLVSRPDVVEMHDVTARDPKLLVQLKAHRNTVQVPRHWCFKRKYLQGKRGIEKPPFNLPDFIKRTGIMEMRASLQDKDESKTLKAKMREKTRPKLGKIDIDYQKLHDAFFKWQTKPKMTIHGDLYYEGKEFETRLKEKKPGDLSEELRTALGMPVGPNANKVPPPWLIAMQRYGPPPSYPNLKIPGLNAPIPDGCAFGYHAGGWGKPPVDENGKPLYGDVFGTNVTNIDDIGEDPSVDRTLWGELESESEEEDEEEEEDQDNQQNAADESGLVTPAEGLVTPSGLTSVPTGMETPEAIELRKKKIESEMEQGENPILYHVIPEKRNERIGGSMMGSSHVYDMSAVGAAPATSRKPGDKEGMVELALDPSELDMDSDAMAVRYEQQMRENQSQLQKEDLSDMLAEHVAKQKNKRKRQQQDTKQTKKYKEFKF; this is encoded by the exons ATGAATCCGGATCAGCTACAAGAGGGTGTCCCGGAGCACCCTGTGCCCCACCAGGAAGGGATGTTTGGGTCAGGTATGCAAGGGTGGGCTGGTGAACATG GTGTTGGTGGTGAAAAACAACTCCCCTCATTGCTATCCCTAAAAGTGGATCCTCCTGATCAGATGATGGAGACGCCACCAACTGAAGTTGTTTTACCTCAAGTGTTGGAAGAGGTGTTGGCGTTAAAAAATCAGAGAGCGCGTGAACTAGAACGAGAAGAAACGGAAACAGTAGTTCAACAGCCGCAGACTCCTAGAGAGGCGCTTTGGGAGAAAGATGACAATATT GAACCCGTGGTTGAAAATGAAGAAGAGAGTCAGGTGAAAGAGACCACCAAAATCAGTAAGaataaaaagaagaagaaaaggaAGAAGAACAAGAAAAACAGGGAGAATGAACAGAATAAAGCGGCTGAAGAGGAGGAGAAAAAGGATGGGCAAGAGGATGGGAATACAGATGTGGAAGTTGA GTACGTCCAAGAGACGATTAGTCTTCTTGAACTGGCTCCACAATACCGGCAGTTTTATAGCATTTTTGACGTGTTTAAAATAACTGATCAAAAGCATGATATCCCACCCCCAGTTCTGGCAACGCCAACATCATTGTCAAGTAAATCAATGTTAAATAGCATAGGAGATCACTTTCAGGAAGAAATGGAAGATGGGGACGAC aaaaagcTTGACGATAAGTCAAAAATGTCCAAAAGAAAGCTTAAAAAATTGACGCGACTTAGCGTCGCCGAGCTTAAACAACTAGTCAGTAGACCAGACGTTGTAGAAATGCACGATGTAACAGCCAGGGACCCAAAATTGTTGGTCCAATTGAAAGCTCACAGAAATACCGTTCAG GTACCACGTCATTGGTGTTTCAAACGAAAGTACTTGCAAGGTAAACGTGGTATAGAGAAACCACCTTTTAATCTTCCAGATTTCATTAAAAGGACTGGAATCATGGAAATGCGTGCGTCATTGCAAGATAAGGATGAATCCAAAACACTCAAAGCTAAAATGCGGGAAAAGACCAGACCCAAACTTGGAAAAATCGATATTgattatcaaaaattacacGACGCATTTTTCAA GTGGCAAACTAAACCCAAAATGACCATCCATGGGGACCTTTATTACGAGGGCAAAGAGTTTGAAACCAGATTGAAGGAAAAAAAGCCTGGAGATTTATCAGAAGAATTAAGAACGGCCTTAGGAATGCCTGTGGGCCCTAACGCTAATAAAGTACCCCCACCATGGTTGATTGCAATGCAACGTTATGGTCCCCCACCCAGCTACCCCAACTTGAAAATTCCGGGATTAAATGCCCCCATCCCTGATGGTTGTGCCTTTGGGTACCATGCCGGTGGGTGGGGAAAACCACCGGTGGACGAAAATGGAAAACCATTGTACGGTGATGTGTTTGGAACAAATGTTACCAACATAGAT GACATTGGTGAGGACCCTTCCGTGGATCGCACCCTCTGGGGCGAGCTCGAGTCCGAATCAGAGGAGGAGGATGAGGAAGAGGAGGAAGACCAAGACAACCAACAAAACGCCGCTGACGAATCCGGTCTTGTTACTCCAGCTGAGGGCTTGGTGACACCTAGTGGTCTCACAAGCGTGCCAACTGGCATGGAAACACCCGAAGCTATAGaattgaggaaaaagaaaatcgAGAGCGAAATGGAACA GGGTGAAAACCCGATTTTGTATCATGTCATTCCCGAAAAACGCAATGAGAGAATAGGTGGTTCCATGATGGGGAGCAGCCACGTTTACGACATGTCTGCTGTGGGCGCAGCCCCTGCAACTAGTCGCAAACCAGGGGACAAGGAAGGAATGGTTGAGTTGGCTCTTGATCCGTCTGAGTTGGATATGGATAGCGATGCAATGGCGGTTCGTTACGAACAACAAATGAGGGAAAACCAGTCACAGCTGCAGAAGGAAGATCTCAGTGATATGTTAGCTGAGCACGTCGCCAAACAAAAG AATAAACGCAAGCGCCAACAACAGGACACAaaacaaacgaaaaaatacaaagaattCAAGTTTTAG
- the Sf3b2 gene encoding splicing factor 3B subunit 2 isoform X2 gives MNPDQLQEGVPEHPVPHQEGMFGSGVGGEKQLPSLLSLKVDPPDQMMETPPTEVVLPQVLEEVLALKNQRARELEREETETVVQQPQTPREALWEKDDNIEPVVENEEESQVKETTKISKNKKKKKRKKNKKNRENEQNKAAEEEEKKDGQEDGNTDVEVEYVQETISLLELAPQYRQFYSIFDVFKITDQKHDIPPPVLATPTSLSSKSMLNSIGDHFQEEMEDGDDKKLDDKSKMSKRKLKKLTRLSVAELKQLVSRPDVVEMHDVTARDPKLLVQLKAHRNTVQVPRHWCFKRKYLQGKRGIEKPPFNLPDFIKRTGIMEMRASLQDKDESKTLKAKMREKTRPKLGKIDIDYQKLHDAFFKWQTKPKMTIHGDLYYEGKEFETRLKEKKPGDLSEELRTALGMPVGPNANKVPPPWLIAMQRYGPPPSYPNLKIPGLNAPIPDGCAFGYHAGGWGKPPVDENGKPLYGDVFGTNVTNIDDIGEDPSVDRTLWGELESESEEEDEEEEEDQDNQQNAADESGLVTPAEGLVTPSGLTSVPTGMETPEAIELRKKKIESEMEQGENPILYHVIPEKRNERIGGSMMGSSHVYDMSAVGAAPATSRKPGDKEGMVELALDPSELDMDSDAMAVRYEQQMRENQSQLQKEDLSDMLAEHVAKQKNKRKRQQQDTKQTKKYKEFKF, from the exons ATGAATCCGGATCAGCTACAAGAGGGTGTCCCGGAGCACCCTGTGCCCCACCAGGAAGGGATGTTTGGGTCAG GTGTTGGTGGTGAAAAACAACTCCCCTCATTGCTATCCCTAAAAGTGGATCCTCCTGATCAGATGATGGAGACGCCACCAACTGAAGTTGTTTTACCTCAAGTGTTGGAAGAGGTGTTGGCGTTAAAAAATCAGAGAGCGCGTGAACTAGAACGAGAAGAAACGGAAACAGTAGTTCAACAGCCGCAGACTCCTAGAGAGGCGCTTTGGGAGAAAGATGACAATATT GAACCCGTGGTTGAAAATGAAGAAGAGAGTCAGGTGAAAGAGACCACCAAAATCAGTAAGaataaaaagaagaagaaaaggaAGAAGAACAAGAAAAACAGGGAGAATGAACAGAATAAAGCGGCTGAAGAGGAGGAGAAAAAGGATGGGCAAGAGGATGGGAATACAGATGTGGAAGTTGA GTACGTCCAAGAGACGATTAGTCTTCTTGAACTGGCTCCACAATACCGGCAGTTTTATAGCATTTTTGACGTGTTTAAAATAACTGATCAAAAGCATGATATCCCACCCCCAGTTCTGGCAACGCCAACATCATTGTCAAGTAAATCAATGTTAAATAGCATAGGAGATCACTTTCAGGAAGAAATGGAAGATGGGGACGAC aaaaagcTTGACGATAAGTCAAAAATGTCCAAAAGAAAGCTTAAAAAATTGACGCGACTTAGCGTCGCCGAGCTTAAACAACTAGTCAGTAGACCAGACGTTGTAGAAATGCACGATGTAACAGCCAGGGACCCAAAATTGTTGGTCCAATTGAAAGCTCACAGAAATACCGTTCAG GTACCACGTCATTGGTGTTTCAAACGAAAGTACTTGCAAGGTAAACGTGGTATAGAGAAACCACCTTTTAATCTTCCAGATTTCATTAAAAGGACTGGAATCATGGAAATGCGTGCGTCATTGCAAGATAAGGATGAATCCAAAACACTCAAAGCTAAAATGCGGGAAAAGACCAGACCCAAACTTGGAAAAATCGATATTgattatcaaaaattacacGACGCATTTTTCAA GTGGCAAACTAAACCCAAAATGACCATCCATGGGGACCTTTATTACGAGGGCAAAGAGTTTGAAACCAGATTGAAGGAAAAAAAGCCTGGAGATTTATCAGAAGAATTAAGAACGGCCTTAGGAATGCCTGTGGGCCCTAACGCTAATAAAGTACCCCCACCATGGTTGATTGCAATGCAACGTTATGGTCCCCCACCCAGCTACCCCAACTTGAAAATTCCGGGATTAAATGCCCCCATCCCTGATGGTTGTGCCTTTGGGTACCATGCCGGTGGGTGGGGAAAACCACCGGTGGACGAAAATGGAAAACCATTGTACGGTGATGTGTTTGGAACAAATGTTACCAACATAGAT GACATTGGTGAGGACCCTTCCGTGGATCGCACCCTCTGGGGCGAGCTCGAGTCCGAATCAGAGGAGGAGGATGAGGAAGAGGAGGAAGACCAAGACAACCAACAAAACGCCGCTGACGAATCCGGTCTTGTTACTCCAGCTGAGGGCTTGGTGACACCTAGTGGTCTCACAAGCGTGCCAACTGGCATGGAAACACCCGAAGCTATAGaattgaggaaaaagaaaatcgAGAGCGAAATGGAACA GGGTGAAAACCCGATTTTGTATCATGTCATTCCCGAAAAACGCAATGAGAGAATAGGTGGTTCCATGATGGGGAGCAGCCACGTTTACGACATGTCTGCTGTGGGCGCAGCCCCTGCAACTAGTCGCAAACCAGGGGACAAGGAAGGAATGGTTGAGTTGGCTCTTGATCCGTCTGAGTTGGATATGGATAGCGATGCAATGGCGGTTCGTTACGAACAACAAATGAGGGAAAACCAGTCACAGCTGCAGAAGGAAGATCTCAGTGATATGTTAGCTGAGCACGTCGCCAAACAAAAG AATAAACGCAAGCGCCAACAACAGGACACAaaacaaacgaaaaaatacaaagaattCAAGTTTTAG